One window from the genome of Clarias gariepinus isolate MV-2021 ecotype Netherlands chromosome 15, CGAR_prim_01v2, whole genome shotgun sequence encodes:
- the exosc6 gene encoding exosome complex component MTR3 codes for MPVDTRRIRGPEVSQSPLLFVPTVPEVSSSRQGARGDGDVRPVFARCGLVSQAKGSAYVEAGNTKIICSVYGPRETERKDETDMKSGRLVCDFRLAPFSSPKRGAWIQGAEERDLSAALAESLNPGVCLHRYPRAQVDVNVVVLENDGSVLAHAVTCASMALADAGIEMYDTVLGCALRQDGERRLVDPELAEEQDSARGNHDGEDQGRVTVALLPNLNQISGLQADGEMREDTLTAAVRTCVEGCHKLYPVVQQAILRAVKRKAPPPPEN; via the coding sequence ATGCCGGTTGATACTAGACGTATCCGTGGACCGGAGGTGTCCCAGTCTCCTCTGTTATTCGTGCCTACGGTTCCTGAAGTCAGCTCCAGCAGGCAGGGCGCGCGGGGAGACGGAGACGTTCGGCCGGTGTTCGCGCGCTGCGGTCTCGTGAGCCAGGCTAAGGGCTCTGCGTACGTGGAGGCCGGGAACACGAAGATCATCTGCTCGGTGTACGGCCCGCGCGAGACGGAGCGCAAAGACGAGACCGACATGAAGAGCGGTCGGCTCGTGTGCGACTTCCGCCTGGCGCCGTTCTCCAGCCCGAAGCGCGGCGCGTGGATCCAGGGCGCCGAGGAGCGCGACCTGTCCGCGGCGCTGGCCGAGAGCCTGAACCCCGGCGTGTGCCTGCACCGCTACCCGCGCGCGCAGGTCGATGTCAACGTCGTGGTGCTGGAAAACGACGGCTCCGTGCTGGCGCACGCGGTGACGTGCGCGTCCATGGCGCTCGCGGACGCCGGGATCGAGATGTACGACACGGTGCTGGGCTGCGCGCTCAGGCAGGACGGAGAGCGGCGCCTCGTGGACCCCGAGCTCGCGGAGGAGCAGGACAGCGCGCGCGGGAACCACGACGGAGAGGACCAGGGCCGCGTCACGGTGGCGCTCCTCCCCAACCTCAACCAGATCTCCGGGCTGCAGGCGGACGGCGAGATGCGCGAGGACACACTAACGGCGGCCGTGAGAACGTGCGTGGAGGGCTGTCACAAGCTGTACCCGGTGGTGCAACAAGCCATCCTGCGGGCGGTGAAGAGGAAAGCGCCACCTCCTCCGGAAAACTAA
- the slc38a8b gene encoding putative sodium-coupled neutral amino acid transporter 8 codes for MEELARESIRSISLLYKPARGTEAPRLGSFGAVFIMLKSALGAGLLNFPWAFEKAGGVNRAIGVELVSLIFLISGLVILGYASSISRQGTYHDVVREVCGRRIGYLCEVCFVFNLFMISVAFLVVVQDQLEKLCLSLYEVVTGAKVMPYHWYTDQSFALFVVCFIIILPLSIPKEISIQKYTSVLGTLAATYLCVAVIVKYYLKVEHTADLRPQHAGMDSWASMFSVVPTICFGFQCHEACIAIYSSMENKKISHWVIIAVTSMIFCLLIYTLTGVFGFLTFGRGVASDILMSYPGNDVVMIVARLLFGISIITIYPIILLLGRTVILALMLRYRERRALVTVEFECRCRVLLTVLWIAVTLLIAVYVPDMSHVISVIGGISAFFIFIFPGLCLIFAMQTEPLNYRLKIFLTAWGVVTVVVGAFIFGQSTTIAVMELTNKA; via the exons ATGGAGGAACTGGCGCGTGAGAGCATCCGCAGCATCAGCCTGCTGTACAAACCGGCGCGAGGCACCGAGGCACCGCGTCTCGGCTCCTTCGGGGCAGTTTTCATCATGCTGAAGTCTGCACTAGGAGCCGGGCTCCTCAACTTCCCCTGGGCTTTCGAGAAGGCAGGAGGTGTGAACAGAGCCATCGGTGTAGAACTG GTGTCTCTGATATTTCTGATCAGCGGCCTGGTCATCCTGGGCTACGCCTCATCCATCAGCCGACAGGGCACGTATCACGACGTTGTGAGAGAAGTGTGCGGCCGCAGGATCGGCTATTTGTGTGAGGTCTGCTTCGTCTTTAACCTCTTCATGATCTCTGTGGCATTCCTCGTGGTGGTGCAGGACCAGCTGGAGAAGT tgtgtttgTCCTTATATGAAGTAGTAACAGGAGCAAAAGTGATGCCCTATCACTGGTATACAGACCAGAGCTTCGCACTCTTTGTCGTGTgcttcatcatcatcctcccTCTGTCCATCCCCAAAGAAATAAGCATCCAGAAATACACCAG TGTATTAGGAACTCTGGCTGCTACATACCTCTGTGTGGCTGTAATTGTTAAATATTATCTGAAAGTGGAACACACAGCAGATCTCCGACCTCAACACGCAGG GATGGACTCGTGGGCCTCCATGTTCAGTGTCGTTCCCACCATCTGCTTCGGCTTCCAG TGCCATGAAGCCTGCATTGCTATTTATAGTAGcatggaaaataaaaagatcAGTCACTGGGTCATCATCGCTGTGACATCCATGATCTTCTGTCTGCTCATCTATACCCTCACTG GAGTGTTTGGTTTCCTCACATTTGGACGGGGAGTGGCATCTGATATCCTGATGTCATATCCTGGAAATGATGTGGTGATGATTGTCGCGAGGCTGTTGTTTGGGATTTCGATCATCACAATTTACCCCATTATACTTCTCCTGGGCAG GACCGTCATTCTGGCGTTGATGCTGCGTTACCGGGAGCGACGCGCCTTGGTTACAGTGGAGTTTGAATGCCGTTGCCGAGTCCTTCTGACTGTCCTGTGGATCGCTGTGACACTTCTTATTGCTGTCTATGTTCCGGACATGAGTCACGTCATTAGTGTGATTGGAGGAATCAGCGCCttctttatattcatttttCCTG GGCTGTGTCTCATTTTTGCCATGCAGACAGAACCATTAAATTACAGATTAAA GATTTTCCTGACAGCATGGGGTGTTGTCACTGTTGTTGTTGGAGCCTTCATCTTTGGCCAGAGTACCACCATCGCTGTCATGGAGCTCACAAACAAGGcttga